The genomic interval CCGGCGCGAGCACGCGTTCGAGTTCGGCCCACACGGTATCGAGCACGTCGTGCATGAGCGAGAAAGCGCGGTCGCCGTCGCCGGCGCCGAGCGCGTCGGCGATAGCGGGCTCTAGGGCACCGAAGATGTCGTCCCACATCTCTATCATCGGATAGGGCGGGGAGGTGACGACGAGTTCGACGCTGTCATCGGCCAGTGGTAGCTCGCGGGCATCGCCGGTGATAGCCCGGTGGCGCGTCTCCATAGCGGTCGAAGCAGGGGCCGGGACTTGTGCCTACCGCTCGTCGACCAGCAGCTGAATCTCGTTTATCTTCGCGGTCTGTTGTTCGTTGGCCGCGGCGATCTCCTCGATCTCGTTTGCGACCTCCTCGGCGTTCTCGGCGGTCATGTCGACCATGCTCGCGACCTCCTCGGTGGAGGCGGCCTGCTCGTCGGTGGCCGACGCCACTTCCTCGGCGCCGCGGGCGGCCTCCTTGACGGACCCGTCGATGTCACGGAGGATCTCGACGGTCTCGGTCACCTGCTCGATGCCCTGCTCGACCTGCTCGTTGGCCTCGTCGATGCTGCCGACGGTGTCCTCGGTGTCGGCCTTGATGTTCGAGACCAGCTGCTCGATTTCGGTGGCGTTCTGCTGGGACTCCTCGGCCAGCGATTTGACCTCGTCGGCGACGACGGCAAAGCCCTCGCCGGCTTCGCCAGCGCGGGCGGCCTCGATAGAGGCGTTCAGCGCCAGCATGTTGGTCTGGTCGGCGATGTCGTTGATGACGTCGACGATCTCGTCTATCTCGTCGATGCGACTCCGGAGCTGTTTCACGTCCTCCGACACCATCTCGTTTGCCGCGTCGACGGACTCCATCGCGTCGATGGCGTCGTCGGCCGCGTCCCGGCCCCTGTCGGCGAGTTCACGGGCCCGCTCGCTGACCTGCTGGACCTGGTTCGCGCTGGAGGCGACCTCCTCGACGGTCGCCGACAGGTTCGAGACCTCGCCCGCGACCTCGCGCATGTTGTCGGACTGCTGGTTCGCGAGGTCGCTGATCTCCTGTGAACTCCGCGAGACGTTCTCGGAGGTGTGGAGCAACTCGTCGATGGCGCTCCCGAGCTCCGCGTCGGTGTCACCCGAGTCGGCCATATCCTGGCCGCCACTGTCGAAATCCGTAGCCATGTACGCAACGCGACAGTCCAGCGGATTAAACGTATCTCCGTAGTTATCAGCCGTGATTCTCCCCCTGTCGGGGCGCTTACGCGACCGGGAGGTCCTGCTCGGCTTCCAGCAGTTCGTGGTAGCGGTTGCGGATGGTCACTTCGGAGATGTCGGCGACCTCGCTGACGGCGGCCTGCGTGGTCTTCTCGTTGGTCAGCAGCGCCGCGGCGTAGACGGCGGCCGCGGCGAGTCCGACGGGCGACTTCCCGGAGTGGACGCCCTGCTCTTTGGCGTTCTGGAGGAGCTGACGGGCCCGGTGTTCGGCCTCGTCGGAGAGCTCCAGCGAGGAGGCGAACCGGGGGACGTAGCTCTCGGGGTCGGCCGGCTTCACTTCGAGGCCGAGCTCGCGGACGACGTAGCGGTAGGTGCGGGCGATTTCGCTCTTTTCGACCCGGGAGACCTCGGTGATTTCGTCGAGGCTCCGCGGGACGCCGGCCTGTCGCGCTGCGGCGTAGACGGAGGCCGTCGAGACGCCTTCGATGGAGCGACCCGGAAGCAGGTCTTCGTCGAGCGCTCGGCGGTAGATAACCGAGGCCGTCTCGCGGACGTTCTCGGGCAGACCCAGTGCGGAGGCCATCCGGTCTATCTCGCCCAGGGCCTGCTTGAGGTTGCGTTCCTTGGAGTCCCGGGTCCGGAACCGCTCGTTCCACTTGCGCAGGCGCTGCATCTTCTGGCGCTGCTTGCCCGACAGGGAGTTGCCGTAGGCGTCCTTGTCGCGCCAGTCGATGTTGGTCGACAGCCCCTTGTCGTGCATCATGTTCGTCGTCGGGGCGCCGACGCGGGACTTCTGGTCTTTCTCGCTCGAATCGAACGCGCGCCACTCGGGCCCGCGGTCGATTTCGTCGGACTCCACGACGAGACCGCAGTCCTCACACACGGTCTCCCCGTGTTCGTCGTCGATGACCAGCGAGCCGCTACACTCGGGGCAGGCCGTCGATGTCGATTCCGTCGATTCCGTCTCCTCTTCTGTTCGCTTTCGCGTTCGTGTTTGCTCGTTCATTGTAGCGATGGCGGGCGCTCACCGGGTACAGTGTACTGCTGGAGAACCCGGAGGCAATCGGTAAGACTGAATCCGTCCGAAAGACATTTAAAAATTGTGGTATGGGTTGGAAGATGCCTGTCTTACGCCACGAAACACCGGTTTGCGTATGGTGGGCATCGCCATTCAAATAACAACCATCATGAACCATCCGGTAGTTTCCTCGCCCATGCACGTCGCCATCGGGAGTACGAATCCGGTGAAAGTTGCAGCCGTCGAACGCGTGTTGCCGGACGCCGAGTGCAGCGCTGTCGCGGTCGATTCGGGCGTTCCCGAACAGCCATGGGGTCGCGCGGAGACGGTTCGGGGCGCTCGAAACCGTGCGGCCGCCGCCCTGTCGGCGACCGACGCCCAGTTCGGGGTGGGTATCGAGGGCGGCGTCGCCGCGCGCGACACGCCCGGCGGACTCTGGCTCGTCATGTGGGCCGCCGTCACCGACGGCACCGACACCCATCTGGGCGCCGGCCCGTCGATTCGACTGCCCGAGCCAGTCGCCGAGCGGCTGCGGGACGGCGACGAACTCGGCCCCGTGCTCGACGACGAACTGGGCCGGGAGGAACTCGCCAAACAGGAGGGCGCTATCGGCGTCTACACCGCCGGCCGGGTCAGCCGAACGGACGCGCTGGTCGATGCTGTGGCTGGGGCCTTCGGGCCGTTCTTGCGGTAGCGAGGAATCGACCGAAGGGAGATTCCTCGGAAAAGCGCAGCGGTGACCGGAGGGAACCGCGAGCAGTGCGGTTCTGACCGACGGGAGATTCCTCGGAAAAGCGCAGCGGTGACCGGAGGGAACCGCGAGCAGTGCGGTTCCCACCGACGGGAGATTCCTCGGAAAAGCGCAGCGGTGACCGGAGGGAACCGCGAGCAGTGCGGTTCCCACCGACGGGAGATTCCTCGCTAGTCGTCCGCTTCCGGTTGCATGTCCGTCGCGGACCGCGATTCCTCGACGGCGGTCGTCAGCGAGACGTTGAGCCAGGCCATCGAGACGACGCCGCCGACGATGGTGACGACGTTCTTGACCGCGTGGTCGACGATAGCGATGCTGAGGGCGGCCGTGACGCCCACGGGGGTCAGCGGCGCGACGATGATAGTGAAGGCGCCCTCGTACAGGCCGACGCCGCCGGGAGTCAGCGGGAGGACCTTCGCGAGGTTCCCGACGCTGACGGCGAAGAAGCCGACGGCGACGACGGAGGGCGTTAGTGGCGTGCCGAAAGCGGCAAACACCGCCAGCGCCGTCAGCACGTCCAGCGACCAGATAGCGAGGCTCCCGAGACCGACGCGGGCGAAGGCTGGCCCGTCGGCGGTCACCGTCTGCACGTCGGCGACGAACCCCTCGACGATGCCGGCCACGTGGTCGGCGTAGGAGTCGTCACTCAGCCGGCCGATGGTGGCCCGGACGAAGTTCGCGTCGGTGCGCGCGCTGGCGACGATGGCGGCGACGGCGCCGATTGCGGCCAGCCCCACCGCGGCGGCGACGTAGACGGCCGTCTGGCCGCTCTGTGCCGGGTCGCCGCCGACCGCGTCGCCGGTCAGCGCGGCCAACAGGTCGCCGGCAGAGCCGGTGGCGGCCAGCCCCAGCATGACGGTGCCGGCAAGCAGCGTGATCGTCAGCAGGTCGAAGACGCGCTCGACCGCGAGCGACGCGAAGCCAGACGGGTACGGGATGGAGCGCCGGGCCTTGACGACGTAGGCGCGCACACCGTCACCGAGTCGGGCCGGGAAGACGAGGTTCCCGGTCTGGCTGATGAAGACCGCGCCGGTGAGGAAGTCCCACCGTTCGTGAAAGCCCATCGAGTCGAGTATGTCGCGATAGCGCAGCCCCCGAATCGGCCACGACACCGCGTAGATGACGGCGGAAAGCGCCACGAGACCCGGCGCCGCGCCGGCCATCTCGTTCAGTACCGTCCGGGGGTTCAGGTACTGCGTCATCAGGAGCAAGGCGAGGACGACGAGCATCGTCCCGGCGCCCAGCGACACCCGGCGAGTGATCCGCGGGCTGACCGAGAGCTCCCAGAACGTCCGGAGAACCTGACTTCCCATACCGAACACGTCCCGGACGATGTCGACCTTCGAGTCGCCTTTCGGTTCCCAGTCGACGGCGAACTCCTTGACGCGGTACCCCTCGCGCTGGGCCTTCACGAGCAACTCCGTGTCCCAGAACCAGTGTTCGTCCTCGACTTGCGGCCCGAGCTGCTCGAAGGCCGTTCGCGAGATGGACTTGAAGCCACACTGGTGGTCTCGCAGGTCCGAGCGGAGGACGGCTCGCACGAGCGCGTTGAACCCGATACTCGGGATGCCGCGCTTGGGCGGCCGGTCGGCCCGGTTCTCGGGCAGCCAGCGCGACCCCGTCGCCACGTCGTATTCGCCCGAGCGGACGCTCTCGACCAGTTCTTCGAGGTGACGCATGTCCGTCGCGAGGTCGGTGTCGAAGTACACCAGCGTCTCCCCCTCGGCCCGCTCGAAGGCGAACTCCAGGGCCCCGCCCCGGCCGAGTCGGTCGTCGCTGTGGACGTGTCGGACCCGCTCGTCGGTCTCGGCGAGTCGCGTCGCGATTTCGGGCGTCCCGTCGTCACAACCGTCCTCCGCGACGATAACCTCGAACGTGCCCGTCGGGAGGAACTCGGCGAGCGCATCGAGTGTGACCACCACCGTCTGCTCGATGGTGTCCTCCTCGTTGTAGGCGGGGAGGACGACGCTCACCTCGATATCGTTCATTGACACTCTTTGCGCGGTCGAGACAAAAGTAGCTTCCGTTCGCTCATGCGGGCGTTATACTATGCATACCGGGCATCGAGCCACCGGCGACCACGCCGCTGGAACCGGGCTCTGTCACGGGTCCGACGTTTTCGTCCGGCTCGGCCGGCGGGCGCCAGCGGCTGGTCGGCCCGGGCCGCTCAGTCCGCGCTTTCGGGCGCTCGTGCGGTAATGTACTGCCTAAGGTCCTCGCCGACGTCACTGGCCGTCTCGTAGGGTCGGCCAACCACGATGTCGCCCGCCCGGCTCTTGCCCACGC from Halomicroarcula saliterrae carries:
- a CDS encoding methyl-accepting chemotaxis protein, translated to MATDFDSGGQDMADSGDTDAELGSAIDELLHTSENVSRSSQEISDLANQQSDNMREVAGEVSNLSATVEEVASSANQVQQVSERARELADRGRDAADDAIDAMESVDAANEMVSEDVKQLRSRIDEIDEIVDVINDIADQTNMLALNASIEAARAGEAGEGFAVVADEVKSLAEESQQNATEIEQLVSNIKADTEDTVGSIDEANEQVEQGIEQVTETVEILRDIDGSVKEAARGAEEVASATDEQAASTEEVASMVDMTAENAEEVANEIEEIAAANEQQTAKINEIQLLVDER
- a CDS encoding flippase-like domain-containing protein, translated to MNDIEVSVVLPAYNEEDTIEQTVVVTLDALAEFLPTGTFEVIVAEDGCDDGTPEIATRLAETDERVRHVHSDDRLGRGGALEFAFERAEGETLVYFDTDLATDMRHLEELVESVRSGEYDVATGSRWLPENRADRPPKRGIPSIGFNALVRAVLRSDLRDHQCGFKSISRTAFEQLGPQVEDEHWFWDTELLVKAQREGYRVKEFAVDWEPKGDSKVDIVRDVFGMGSQVLRTFWELSVSPRITRRVSLGAGTMLVVLALLLMTQYLNPRTVLNEMAGAAPGLVALSAVIYAVSWPIRGLRYRDILDSMGFHERWDFLTGAVFISQTGNLVFPARLGDGVRAYVVKARRSIPYPSGFASLAVERVFDLLTITLLAGTVMLGLAATGSAGDLLAALTGDAVGGDPAQSGQTAVYVAAAVGLAAIGAVAAIVASARTDANFVRATIGRLSDDSYADHVAGIVEGFVADVQTVTADGPAFARVGLGSLAIWSLDVLTALAVFAAFGTPLTPSVVAVGFFAVSVGNLAKVLPLTPGGVGLYEGAFTIIVAPLTPVGVTAALSIAIVDHAVKNVVTIVGGVVSMAWLNVSLTTAVEESRSATDMQPEADD
- a CDS encoding transcription initiation factor IIB gives rise to the protein MNEQTRTRKRTEEETESTESTSTACPECSGSLVIDDEHGETVCEDCGLVVESDEIDRGPEWRAFDSSEKDQKSRVGAPTTNMMHDKGLSTNIDWRDKDAYGNSLSGKQRQKMQRLRKWNERFRTRDSKERNLKQALGEIDRMASALGLPENVRETASVIYRRALDEDLLPGRSIEGVSTASVYAAARQAGVPRSLDEITEVSRVEKSEIARTYRYVVRELGLEVKPADPESYVPRFASSLELSDEAEHRARQLLQNAKEQGVHSGKSPVGLAAAAVYAAALLTNEKTTQAAVSEVADISEVTIRNRYHELLEAEQDLPVA
- the yjjX gene encoding inosine/xanthosine triphosphatase; this translates as MHVAIGSTNPVKVAAVERVLPDAECSAVAVDSGVPEQPWGRAETVRGARNRAAAALSATDAQFGVGIEGGVAARDTPGGLWLVMWAAVTDGTDTHLGAGPSIRLPEPVAERLRDGDELGPVLDDELGREELAKQEGAIGVYTAGRVSRTDALVDAVAGAFGPFLR